One stretch of Tepiditoga spiralis DNA includes these proteins:
- a CDS encoding glycosyltransferase produces the protein MRVAFLNPQGNFDEKDSHLTEHSDFGGQLIYVKEVAMALSKMGIDVDIITRKIEDEEWPEFSKSIDRYEGYNKLRIIRLPFGGKKFLNKEQLWDYIPQYVDEIIKFYGNKMPDFFTAHYGDGGYAGVLLKQKTGINFSFTGHSLGAQKLEKLGMNMKNFETMDKKYHFSKRISAERYSMKYASKIITSTNQERSEQYSHYLYRDSINVEDKKFKIIPPGVNLKIFNTELESLNLKLKDKKPHIILSSRLDEKKNHLNVVKAYASSKKLQDLSNLSIFLRNIENPYDLKNISEKERNILEPIISIIRENNIEDKVFFFDLKSQKDLAGAYRYFAQLNSVFSLTAFYEPFGLAPIEAAACGLAIVATKNGGPSEIFEDGSGVLVDPFDVEDIKIGLLNGIKNAEKYKELGRKRVLENYTWEKTAKNYLIAIEEGMKENININDQLELNSYSLIKSFLKLKMEENNE, from the coding sequence ATGAGAGTGGCATTTTTAAACCCACAAGGAAATTTTGATGAAAAAGATTCTCATTTAACAGAACATTCGGATTTTGGTGGACAATTAATTTATGTAAAAGAAGTGGCAATGGCTTTATCAAAGATGGGAATTGATGTTGATATAATAACAAGAAAGATTGAAGATGAAGAATGGCCTGAATTTTCTAAATCTATTGATAGATATGAAGGATATAATAAATTAAGAATTATAAGATTGCCTTTTGGTGGAAAAAAGTTTTTAAATAAGGAACAGCTTTGGGATTATATTCCACAATATGTAGATGAAATAATAAAATTTTATGGAAATAAAATGCCAGATTTTTTTACAGCTCATTATGGTGATGGTGGATATGCTGGTGTATTATTAAAACAAAAAACAGGAATAAATTTTTCTTTCACTGGACATTCACTTGGAGCTCAAAAATTAGAAAAATTGGGTATGAATATGAAAAATTTTGAAACTATGGATAAAAAATATCATTTTTCAAAAAGAATTTCTGCTGAAAGATATAGTATGAAATATGCTTCTAAAATAATTACTTCAACAAATCAAGAAAGATCTGAACAGTATTCACATTATTTATATAGAGATAGTATAAATGTGGAAGATAAAAAGTTTAAAATAATTCCTCCGGGAGTAAATTTAAAAATTTTTAATACTGAATTAGAAAGTTTAAATTTAAAATTAAAGGATAAAAAACCTCATATAATTCTTTCAAGCAGATTAGATGAAAAGAAAAATCATTTAAATGTTGTAAAGGCTTATGCGAGTTCAAAAAAATTGCAAGATCTTTCTAATTTATCAATTTTTTTAAGAAATATAGAAAATCCATATGATTTAAAAAATATTTCAGAAAAGGAGAGAAATATTCTTGAACCAATTATAAGTATAATTAGGGAAAATAATATAGAAGATAAAGTTTTTTTCTTTGATCTTAAATCTCAAAAAGATTTAGCTGGAGCTTATAGATACTTTGCACAATTGAATTCTGTTTTTTCTTTAACAGCATTTTATGAACCATTTGGGTTGGCTCCAATAGAAGCCGCAGCTTGTGGTTTAGCTATTGTTGCAACTAAAAATGGTGGGCCTTCAGAAATATTTGAAGATGGTTCAGGTGTTTTAGTTGATCCGTTTGATGTTGAAGATATTAAAATAGGTTTATTAAATGGTATAAAAAATGCAGAAAAATATAAAGAACTTGGTAGAAAGAGAGTATTAGAAAATTATACGTGGGAGAAAACAGCAAAAAATTATCTTATAGCTATTGAAGAAGGCATGAAAGAAAATATAAATATAAATGATCAACTTGAGCTTAATTCATATAGTTTAATAAAAAGTTTTTTAAAATTAAAAATGGAGGAAAATAATGAATAA
- a CDS encoding alpha-amylase family glycosyl hydrolase yields the protein MNKIKDLWKGIYQSIDGFDELENFLNNEKKKKIKPIIWDENLVMYSLYVDLFSKDFNGMIEKLNYFEELGINVLWILPILSSPMNDQGFDISDFKYIRKDLGGNESFIEFIKKAHEKNIKIIFDVAINHTSIEHYWFKEARKSKTSKYRNYYIWNSNTNKYTKARLLFEGMESSNWTYNENTKDYYFHRFYKFQPDLNYKNPKVLIEMIKNLMYWREKGVDGFRMDAAPFLWKEEGTLCENLPQTHEILKIFRRSFDYVTEGTKFIAEANLEPKSVIEYFGDGDECNMAYNFPLMPKFYLAIKESNGNYIIDSLKELPNIPKGCKWLNFLRCHDELTLEFSSELERKKMNKYFLKEDLWKFRKGLGIAGRIYNMFDGDVKKILLIHSLMFSIDGVPIIYYGDEIGQENDLDFYNKMQNKTGYADARYLNRGMLNTEKLNLLKDKESDSYKIFNGIKNLIKLKKYSDVVLRYNFKDGVFISEMNNIISYNNLTNKKVSINGIKLNEYEYRWIKK from the coding sequence ATGAATAAGATAAAAGACCTTTGGAAAGGTATTTATCAGAGTATAGATGGATTTGATGAATTAGAAAATTTTCTTAATAATGAAAAAAAGAAAAAAATAAAACCAATAATTTGGGATGAAAACTTAGTCATGTACTCATTATATGTTGATTTATTTTCAAAAGATTTTAATGGAATGATAGAAAAATTAAATTATTTTGAAGAACTTGGAATAAATGTTCTTTGGATATTACCTATTTTAAGTTCTCCCATGAATGATCAAGGGTTTGATATATCTGATTTTAAATATATTAGAAAAGATTTAGGAGGAAATGAATCTTTTATAGAATTTATAAAAAAAGCTCACGAGAAAAATATAAAGATTATTTTTGATGTAGCAATAAATCATACTTCTATAGAACATTATTGGTTTAAAGAAGCAAGAAAATCAAAAACTTCAAAATACAGAAATTATTATATCTGGAATTCTAATACAAACAAGTATACCAAAGCAAGATTGTTATTTGAAGGTATGGAAAGTAGTAATTGGACTTATAATGAGAATACAAAAGATTATTATTTTCATAGATTTTATAAGTTTCAACCAGATTTAAATTATAAAAATCCTAAAGTTTTAATAGAAATGATAAAAAATTTAATGTATTGGAGAGAAAAAGGTGTTGATGGATTTAGAATGGATGCGGCACCATTTTTATGGAAAGAAGAAGGAACTTTATGTGAAAACCTTCCTCAAACTCATGAAATTTTAAAAATATTTAGAAGATCATTTGATTATGTAACTGAAGGGACAAAATTTATAGCTGAAGCAAACCTTGAACCTAAAAGTGTTATAGAATACTTTGGGGATGGTGATGAATGTAATATGGCTTATAATTTTCCATTAATGCCAAAATTTTATTTAGCTATAAAAGAGTCAAATGGAAATTATATAATTGATTCTTTAAAAGAACTTCCAAATATACCTAAAGGTTGTAAATGGCTGAATTTTTTAAGGTGTCATGATGAATTAACTCTTGAATTTTCTTCGGAGTTAGAAAGGAAAAAAATGAATAAGTATTTTTTAAAAGAAGATCTTTGGAAGTTTAGAAAGGGTTTGGGTATTGCAGGAAGAATATATAATATGTTTGATGGAGATGTAAAAAAAATACTACTTATTCATTCATTAATGTTTTCTATTGATGGAGTTCCTATTATTTATTATGGTGATGAAATAGGTCAAGAAAATGATTTAGATTTTTATAATAAAATGCAAAATAAAACAGGATATGCGGATGCAAGATACTTGAATAGAGGAATGTTGAATACTGAAAAATTAAATTTATTGAAAGATAAAGAAAGTGATAGTTATAAAATATTTAATGGAATAAAAAATTTAATAAAATTAAAAAAATATTCAGATGTAGTTTTAAGGTATAATTTTAAAGATGGAGTCTTTATTTCAGAAATGAATAATATTATATCATACAATAATCTTACAAATAAAAAGGTTAGTATAAATGGTATTAAACTTAATGAATATGAGTATAGATGGATAAAAAAATAA
- a CDS encoding uberolysin/carnocyclin family circular bacteriocin, which translates to MFKLVGTLGIPNSVAGLVVGIISGASWTFLIISLVAGLLAGGIGAIATEGGMSAFINTVKNIIMSKGKAAAISW; encoded by the coding sequence ATGTTTAAATTAGTAGGGACATTAGGAATTCCAAATTCTGTAGCAGGGCTTGTTGTTGGTATAATTTCTGGTGCAAGCTGGACATTTTTAATAATAAGTCTTGTAGCAGGACTTCTTGCAGGAGGAATAGGTGCTATTGCTACTGAAGGTGGAATGTCTGCATTTATTAATACTGTAAAAAATATAATTATGAGTAAAGGAAAAGCTGCTGCAATATCTTGGTAA
- a CDS encoding stage II sporulation protein M, producing MYTLGIIIGLFSKINYNTNIDPKKLFIMDVFVHNIFNLSLILIFGLITFGIVSSLMLLINGIYFGVTIHFIFLKYSFSLLFKGTFFHLFFELTAIFMTTAISFSFWDFFKKKEKDKKVVLSEIIIVFLISILLLFISAIIECKISSVLVRS from the coding sequence ATTTATACTTTAGGTATAATTATAGGATTGTTTTCTAAAATAAATTATAATACAAATATTGATCCAAAAAAGCTTTTTATTATGGATGTATTTGTTCATAATATTTTTAATTTGAGTTTAATTTTAATATTTGGATTAATTACTTTTGGAATTGTTAGTAGTTTAATGCTTTTAATAAATGGAATATATTTTGGTGTTACCATACATTTTATTTTTTTAAAGTACAGTTTTTCACTTTTATTTAAAGGGACTTTTTTTCATTTATTTTTTGAATTGACTGCAATATTCATGACAACAGCTATATCTTTTTCTTTTTGGGATTTTTTTAAAAAAAAAGAAAAAGATAAGAAAGTTGTGTTATCAGAAATTATTATTGTTTTTTTGATATCAATTTTATTATTATTTATTTCTGCAATAATTGAGTGTAAAATTTCATCAGTTCTAGTGAGGAGTTGA
- a CDS encoding ATP-binding cassette domain-containing protein: MLPKLEVENLSFSYDNKTFILKNINLKVYPGESICIKGVNGCGKTTFLKILSGLINTKNIIKFNGKEIKNFKTYKKKISYIPDKPYLYEELTGKENINMIMHLWNENKKEYLKKISFLSNMFEIQKDLNTIVKNYSLGMKSKLYLIAMLARNTELMLLDEPLTTLDIKSRKNIENILYNKKKEGMSIIFVSHMKEIQKNFSDRFFYFENKILREEKENVELF; the protein is encoded by the coding sequence GTGTTACCAAAATTAGAAGTTGAAAATTTAAGTTTTTCATATGATAATAAAACTTTTATTTTAAAAAATATAAATTTAAAAGTATATCCAGGAGAATCAATTTGTATAAAAGGAGTTAATGGATGTGGAAAAACGACATTTCTAAAAATATTATCAGGATTAATAAATACAAAAAATATTATTAAATTCAATGGAAAAGAAATAAAAAATTTCAAAACATATAAAAAGAAAATTTCTTACATTCCAGATAAACCGTACTTATATGAAGAACTCACTGGAAAAGAAAATATAAATATGATAATGCATTTATGGAATGAAAACAAAAAAGAATATTTAAAAAAAATTTCTTTTTTATCAAATATGTTTGAAATACAAAAAGATTTGAATACTATAGTAAAAAATTATTCTTTAGGTATGAAAAGTAAATTATACTTAATTGCGATGCTTGCTAGAAATACAGAATTGATGCTTTTAGATGAACCTTTAACTACATTAGATATTAAAAGTAGAAAAAATATAGAAAATATTCTCTATAATAAGAAAAAGGAAGGTATGAGTATTATTTTTGTTTCACATATGAAAGAAATACAAAAAAATTTTTCTGATAGATTCTTTTATTTTGAAAATAAAATTTTGAGGGAGGAAAAAGAAAATGTTGAACTTTTTTAA
- a CDS encoding TolC family protein yields the protein MKKVFSFFVIFLVSLMTFSIGISDLFIEAQKTLGDYKISVMDFELANMDFERSKIESINKKTELMGNLNYFNATSSYLNSLNKFYTDVSNRLFNVINSELSVSMSEVQKNNAEIDYKNNKALFEKGLITEDTLTQSKISLNDVEIDLQNKNLNFENAMNDFTEASSMDYKSIEVKLYDPKKIFKTDEEYLSNNYSLKTTKISLEIAQYDLDNLPSNASEYDKKSYQIKVEKNKINLNSLKNTLIKTHKNTKNSITSTYNTLNNLKEKMKLKENDFMDAQSRYNKGLISEKELNTSKISFLSSKSSYYNTLKNYYNLIINYILDFNEKPEEVLN from the coding sequence ATGAAAAAAGTATTTAGTTTTTTTGTTATTTTTTTAGTTTCTCTAATGACTTTTTCTATTGGAATAAGTGATTTATTTATCGAAGCTCAAAAAACATTGGGTGATTATAAAATTTCAGTAATGGATTTTGAACTTGCCAATATGGATTTTGAAAGGTCAAAGATAGAATCAATTAATAAAAAAACAGAGTTAATGGGTAATTTAAATTATTTTAATGCAACTTCTTCTTATTTGAATTCTTTAAATAAATTTTATACGGATGTTAGTAATAGATTATTTAATGTAATTAATAGTGAATTATCTGTATCTATGAGTGAAGTTCAAAAAAACAATGCAGAGATTGATTATAAAAATAATAAAGCTTTGTTTGAAAAAGGATTGATAACAGAAGATACATTAACTCAATCAAAAATATCTTTAAATGATGTAGAGATAGATTTACAAAATAAAAATTTAAACTTTGAAAATGCAATGAATGATTTTACAGAAGCATCTTCTATGGATTATAAATCAATTGAAGTTAAATTGTATGATCCTAAAAAAATTTTTAAAACGGATGAAGAGTATTTAAGTAATAATTATTCTTTAAAAACAACAAAAATTTCCCTTGAAATAGCACAATATGACTTAGATAATCTTCCATCTAATGCTTCTGAATATGATAAAAAGAGCTATCAAATAAAGGTTGAAAAAAACAAAATAAACTTAAATAGTTTAAAAAATACATTAATAAAAACACATAAAAATACAAAAAATAGTATTACATCTACTTACAACACCTTAAATAACTTAAAAGAAAAAATGAAGTTAAAAGAAAATGATTTTATGGATGCTCAAAGTAGATACAATAAAGGGTTAATTTCTGAAAAGGAATTGAATACATCAAAAATATCTTTCTTAAGTTCAAAATCTTCTTATTATAATACTTTAAAGAATTATTATAATTTGATAATAAATTATATTTTAGATTTCAATGAAAAACCGGAGGAGGTTTTAAATTGA
- a CDS encoding TolC family protein: MKVKLTLLIISLLTVLSFSNFNDLYLRNLNTSTYLKSKESLDVSILSLNKKENFWSPYLSLNTGFGGISFDKDGLNKMNFSIKANFLELYGSTIGLTLPFSIDAKDNWKFDSDLKNLSLSFTRSLAKEPEVEMLNAKSNYYNSLYSFNNYKTSIFIKTIKDIFSKYYIINSLKLNKEELQIQKNKYNFETDEDKKESLNIQILQREKIINSYEVQLKSLSEIDESLYESTKKYVGNLVENSKESTIVNRYDLKAIKLSTKAKELQKNNWFLPYLPDMSINISISDINNFNWSISISFDYSIFDRGERLIAINSRKINSNEYSYEEALTTINNNINTLKDSIINSEIDIQISKINIKNALEDYNNKKKLSEKGFISKDDFNLFKVEYELKKLDLEKVNNDMLINKLNLLKEYGYFQNSEVIKVEKID, encoded by the coding sequence TTGAAAGTAAAATTAACTTTATTGATAATTTCTCTTTTAACAGTTTTATCTTTTTCTAACTTTAATGATTTATATTTAAGGAACTTAAACACTTCTACTTACTTAAAAAGTAAAGAATCATTAGATGTATCCATACTTTCTTTAAATAAAAAAGAAAACTTTTGGAGTCCTTATTTATCATTAAATACAGGATTTGGTGGAATATCTTTTGATAAAGATGGGCTAAATAAAATGAACTTTTCAATAAAAGCAAACTTTTTAGAACTTTATGGAAGTACAATTGGATTAACTCTTCCATTTTCAATAGATGCAAAAGATAATTGGAAGTTTGATTCTGATTTAAAAAACTTATCTTTAAGCTTTACACGTAGTTTGGCAAAAGAGCCAGAAGTTGAAATGTTGAATGCAAAATCAAATTATTATAATTCACTTTATTCTTTTAATAATTATAAAACATCTATTTTTATAAAAACTATAAAAGATATTTTTTCAAAATACTATATAATTAATAGTTTAAAGTTAAATAAAGAAGAACTTCAAATTCAAAAAAATAAATATAATTTTGAAACTGATGAAGATAAAAAGGAAAGTTTGAATATTCAAATTCTTCAAAGAGAGAAAATAATTAATTCTTATGAAGTTCAGCTTAAATCACTTTCTGAAATAGATGAATCTTTGTATGAAAGTACTAAAAAATATGTTGGAAATTTAGTTGAAAATTCAAAAGAATCAACAATAGTGAATAGATATGATTTAAAGGCTATAAAGTTATCAACAAAAGCAAAAGAACTTCAAAAAAATAATTGGTTCTTACCTTATTTACCAGATATGAGCATAAATATAAGTATTTCTGATATTAATAATTTTAACTGGAGTATAAGTATTTCATTTGATTATAGTATTTTTGATAGGGGTGAAAGATTAATAGCAATAAATTCAAGAAAAATAAATTCAAATGAATACTCTTATGAAGAAGCTTTAACTACAATAAATAATAATATAAATACCTTAAAAGATTCAATAATTAATTCTGAAATAGATATTCAAATTTCTAAAATAAATATAAAAAATGCTCTTGAAGATTATAATAATAAGAAAAAATTATCTGAAAAAGGATTTATATCTAAGGATGATTTTAATTTATTTAAAGTTGAATATGAATTGAAAAAATTAGATTTAGAAAAAGTTAATAATGATATGTTGATAAATAAATTAAATCTTTTAAAAGAATATGGGTACTTTCAAAATTCAGAGGTGATAAAAGTTGAAAAAATCGATTAA